The window ttttggattagaGGAGTTACAAATTTAATACAGGATTTTAACAGTTGGAGTTACAAATTTAATGTTAGCATTTTTGAGATCGAGAATTTTCCTAGAGGTTACAAATTGTCTTTTCATCTGTATGTATGTTACTGCGACAATAAAGGCATCATATCGTCTTGTGTTTGCTGTGTGATCATTCGGAACAAATTGGTATTTGGGGACATTAGACCTAAGAAATGGGGGAATGGAATGGAGAAGCACCTATTGTGTTAAAATCAGAACGACTCAAGAAAAAaacaaagggaaaaggaaaatgccTATCACTTGAAAGAGAATGCTTAGAGTTGTAGCACAAGTTGCAGTTGGTAAGATATCTTTAGTTTGCCAATATCAAATACTATATtggccaacaagtagatgctgaAAAGACGCTTGAATGTATACCTATTCTAGACAGACAAAAGAAATGGACTTTTCATGTGATTAACAGAGATATTCACCATTTCGAAGGGACATTTATTGTTTCCATTATTCGTATTTCATGAGTACAAACCAGGGTTGTATGTAATGTTTCTTTTATTATACTGTATCCTTTCAAGGATTCCTCCTTCGTGATCTTATTTAGGATTGCTATTTGTGAAGATATCCACTTGAATACAAAGAATAACCATTTTCTTGTTTGTTTCAGAGTTTGAGTCGGATATGGCTGCGCTGAATGAGCGTATTCTTTCTTCCATGATGCGAAAATCAGTCGCTGCTCATCCTTGGCATGATCTAGAAATAGGTCTGATCTGCTCATAATTCCATTCCTTTTAAACatgtttttcttcctttttttcttgtttctatttagGAATTTTTCATAGAAGGTTTAACCgtttattcattattattattatttacaaaTTAATTCACATGCTTTATCTGTTTTATTTGACTAAATTATGCAGGTCCTGGAGCTCCTGCTGTTTTTAACTGTGTAAGTACACCATGAATGATTCTGTCAGCATAATAATAATATACACGCAGCATGGTTTACTATTATAATGTGGCATGTCTGCCCATCTCATTTTTTATTGTTCATATTCTTCTTTAGCCGGCAGCAATTTTGCAGAATTTTTGTCCCACACACCTTGATGCAACTTCACATTGTCTCACCTTTATATTTCATGTATTCCCTTTCTATTAACATATGTTTGCTTATTAAAATATCATCTCATGCCAATCTATACCAGTGTGATTTACCATTTCATTCTCACACTGGGATGCAGAATAACACCGATGCAAAAAACAATTAACATTTTTATAACTGGGAACTGGCAACAAGTTTGGTCTAGTTTGACTGAAAATACTGGATGTTCTGAAAATCGATGAAATCTGAGGAAGAATCAGTTAAAAAACTGCTAATCGTCACCTTTAAAGCAATCGGATCATTGATTTGTTGGTTGTGATGCCACTGTTCCAAACAGAAGTTTGCAATTTGAAGCTTAGCTActctttttattgttttttacATTAACAGTTATTCAAGTTTATACATATAAGGTAGGGAGTAATTAGATGTgtgcagttatatatataatataagttATGAATTGAATTAATTGTTACATGAGTTTATATATAGTTTATATAATGCTCATTGTGCGGATGCTATATATTTATATAAGTTTGTATATGTCATAAAACTTTAATAATTCAtcattaagtaaaatattttatacATATGAGGGCGTAATTTATTTATGTTCAAGATGTAATTTTTAGAtagtttgatcaattattattattatatttaaatatgTTAAGTAAATCCTTATATAGTTATGGTCTTATTTAGCTGGTCAATTGGCTCTACCGATTGAACGAGTGGCCCAGTATTCTTACCGGTTCAATTTCCAGTCCAGTTACAAAAACATTGACTATGATATGGGGAATGTGGTTTCTTCCTCTTCTATACAAGCACAATATTCTCCATGAATCTTCCTTGTGCTTCTTCCTCTACTTGAGACAGTAGTACATACCAAAAACCTACTTTCATTGAAGATGGATGGGCATGGGGCTTCTCTTCTTCCATGAGGCGACAAGACATCAGACGCCCAGTAAGCTTTTCTATCTCCTTATTGGCTCCACTAGCACCGCATGACAACACATTTGGCTCACCCAGATGGCACTATACAGTCTCATTTTCGCAGGGGATGGATACCCAGGCTCGGAATAAGAATTTAAACCATGATGCTTAGTTAACTTCTACTTGTCAAATGGTATAAAGTTAAGATCACACTATCATTTTCAGAATCAAATAATCTTGCAAACTAAGGTGGTCAGATTTTCTTATAAAATGGAGCAAATTAAATGGTTCCTATATGTATACTCTTGATACGCAATATCTTGacacaaattaattttattttatattaaaaataaaattgattcatGGCATAAAGCACAAAAAGTTTGATCTACTGCTTTGGTTGTCAACTGTTGTAAATTCCTAGTGATATTTCTAGTGTTGCGTGAATAACTGAATTGTCTTAGAAGAAACTCATGAACAAACACCTGGAAAACATGTCAAGCATGCCCTATATGTCTACAAGTTTAACGTGCTATTGTCACTGTTCTATAATATCATCCAATTTTTTCCAGGTGGTTGAAATTGCTAGAGGAAGTAAGGTTAAATATGAACTTGACAAGACAACTGGTCTTATCAAGGTTTGTAACTCTTCCTACATGTAGTTCATAGTTCCATATGACCTTAGCCCTGCAACATTACATGACCGTAACCATGTTATAATGTCTATAATGGTTGTTCTCTGAAAACATCTTTGGCAAgttcttttttgtttttatatttttaaaaaaaaactattgtcATCCTATGGAGTTGGTCATCAAGTCTTGAGAAACCTAGTTGACACTAGTCGGTAGCTAGTTTTGGGAAAGGATTTGATACTATCAGCAACACTTTTTTGGGCCTTTGAAAAGCTTGTTGTATTTAGAATGGTCTTGGCAGAGCTGAAAACCATGATGAGAGTTTTGAACAGAAAGCATATCATTGAAAAAGGGAACACGGTTGGAGAAGGTGATACTAAATGACAGTGCAGAATATGAATTATCCAACACTTGTGGAATGGTAAAAGTGGAGAGCAAACAATGGCTTGCTTGTGAGAAATGACACTTCTACAAGATACACCGAAGCCATTGAGAAATCATTGCAAAACCAAGGTTCACTGGAACCTGATATCTGCTACCATTGGAATCTGATATTTATATTATCTTTACACATAAAAGTTATATGTCGTCTTCACTGAATTCTAATGATGAATATCAGGTTGATCGAGTCCTTTACTCATCAGTGGTATATCCACACAACTATGGCTTTATCCCTCGCACACTCTGTGAGGATGGTGATCCGATGGATGTGCTGGTACTCATGCAGGTATAGCCTCTTGTGCTAAATTGCCTCAACTTGTTCTGATTGAGAGTTGGAGTACTTGAGGTGAACAAATACATGTCTTTATGGACATGCAGGAGCCTGTGATCTCTGGTTGTTTCCTGCGTGCACGTGCTATCGGGTTGATGCCTATGATTGATCAGGTAAGAACATTTCCTAGTTAAATGTATTGTACATGTATACCAATCTCATGATAAAAGCCTTGTTGTTCAAACAAACACTGACATATGGTTTATATGGTTCCTGATCTGCGAGAATAGCTTCTTTCAGTCTAGGAGAATCAATAAGCCTCAGGGAATGGCTTTCGGTCCTTTGTTTTCTCATTGGGTGCTTTTAAATCTGTTTAGGGCGAGAAGGATGACAAAATAATAGCTGTTTGTGCTGATGACCCTGAGTTCCGCCACTACAAGGACATCAATGACCTTCCTCCTCACCGCCTTGCAGAAATCCGCCGCTTCTTTGAAGACTGTATCCTTTCACTTAGACTTGCCGATTTGAACTGTCATCTCATATGAATGGAcaagcatatgtatcaaacaaCACTTAACTCCTAGTGCAATAAGACAAGAAGAATGAGAATAAGGAGGTAGCAGTGAATGACTTCCTACCAGCTGAAGATGCTATAACAGCAATCAAATATTCAATGTGAGTATGATTTGCTTGTCGTCCAACAAATTACCAAATTGCTTGAGCCTAACTAATCTCTATTTTTTATACAGGGATCTTTATGCTTCCTACATTGTTGAGAGCTTGAGGCAGTAATATCTACCTGACTCTGCTGTTACTAATATGCTGGTGCTGTATGTGAGACATTTAGTGTATGCTACGTTTGCACACGATCTTATTCGACTTTGCTCTGCTTTCCTGATTCTTCAAGCTTGAAAGGCCTTTGGTCTTTTGTATTCCTAAAACCTTGTTGGCTACCATTCGTTCAACCCTTATGGCATACCAACTCGCATGATGTCATTTTTCACTATTAGCAGTGTATTCTTGAAGAATTACAACTACATTGCTTGTAGCTTtgtcaaaaaaacaaaaaacaaaaacaaaaaaaaaaaatactaacatTCAAGGGTTAATGGTTCATTATTGTTTGTGGATGTATCTTAATTTAAAGATAACAATATATTGCAAAAATATAGAtgaattctgaaaaaaaaaatgttttaatagAAAAACATTGCTTCTGCGGCCATCACATGAAGAATCTATTTAAAGAAACCTTTTCCTCCTCGTCGGGCTCATGCTTCATTTGAAACGATGGTGTGGCTTGCTTTTCGGTCTCATGATTTAACaaatctctcttctctctctattTTAGCTACCAAATCCTAAAA is drawn from Zingiber officinale cultivar Zhangliang chromosome 1B, Zo_v1.1, whole genome shotgun sequence and contains these coding sequences:
- the LOC121984108 gene encoding soluble inorganic pyrophosphatase isoform X2 translates to MAALNERILSSMMRKSVAAHPWHDLEIGPGAPAVFNCVVEIARGSKVKYELDKTTGLIKVDRVLYSSVVYPHNYGFIPRTLCEDGDPMDVLVLMQEPVISGCFLRARAIGLMPMIDQGEKDDKIIAVCADDPEFRHYKDINDLPPHRLAEIRRFFEDLQ
- the LOC121984108 gene encoding soluble inorganic pyrophosphatase isoform X1, translated to MAALNERILSSMMRKSVAAHPWHDLEIGPGAPAVFNCVVEIARGSKVKYELDKTTGLIKVDRVLYSSVVYPHNYGFIPRTLCEDGDPMDVLVLMQEPVISGCFLRARAIGLMPMIDQGEKDDKIIAVCADDPEFRHYKDINDLPPHRLAEIRRFFEDYKKNENKEVAVNDFLPAEDAITAIKYSMDLYASYIVESLRQ